A stretch of Clostridium sp. BJN0001 DNA encodes these proteins:
- the miaA gene encoding tRNA (adenosine(37)-N6)-dimethylallyltransferase MiaA: MKQKLLIIGGPTAVGKSDISIKLASKLNAEIISADSMQIYKYMDIGSAKITKEEMKNIKHYMIDIIEPDKNYTVAEYKKDATKCLDDIINRNKFPIITGGTGLYINSVTCKMDFTNAYKDEEYREELEKIASDKGNFYLHEMLKDIDPISYKAIHMNNVKRVIRALEVYKITKKPFSSFNAGDSFYDSKYDIYYYVLTMDRQKLYERIDKRVDIMIENGLISECKKLHDSGLTKENQSMQGIGYKEILSYFNDEITLKDAVELIKKNSRNYAKRQLTWFRRDPRCIFLDKDKLTEEKMIEKILNDLNNKENI; this comes from the coding sequence ATGAAACAAAAACTACTTATTATAGGAGGACCTACAGCTGTTGGAAAAAGTGATATTTCAATAAAACTTGCTTCAAAGCTGAATGCTGAAATAATTTCTGCAGATTCGATGCAGATTTATAAATATATGGATATAGGTTCTGCAAAGATAACTAAAGAAGAAATGAAAAATATAAAACATTATATGATAGACATTATAGAGCCAGATAAAAACTATACAGTAGCTGAATATAAAAAAGATGCTACAAAATGTCTTGATGATATTATAAATAGAAATAAATTTCCTATAATTACTGGAGGAACAGGTCTTTATATAAATTCAGTTACATGTAAAATGGATTTTACAAATGCATATAAGGATGAAGAATATAGAGAAGAACTTGAAAAAATAGCTTCTGATAAAGGAAATTTCTATCTTCATGAAATGCTAAAAGATATTGATCCTATAAGCTATAAAGCTATACATATGAACAATGTAAAAAGAGTAATAAGAGCCCTTGAGGTTTATAAAATAACTAAAAAGCCATTTAGTTCATTTAATGCAGGCGATTCTTTTTATGATTCAAAATATGATATATATTATTATGTACTTACTATGGATAGACAAAAGCTTTATGAAAGAATAGATAAAAGAGTAGACATAATGATTGAAAATGGTCTTATTTCTGAATGTAAAAAGTTACATGATTCAGGACTTACAAAAGAGAATCAATCAATGCAAGGAATAGGGTATAAAGAAATTTTAAGTTATTTTAATGATGAAATAACTCTTAAAGATGCAGTAGAACTAATAAAAAAGAATTCTAGAAATTATGCAAAAAGGCAGCTTACATGGTTTAGACGAGATCCAAGATGCATATTCTTAGATAAAGATAAATTAACAGAAGAAAAAATGATTGAAAAGATATTAAATGATTTGAACAATAAGGAGAATATTTAA
- the mutL gene encoding DNA mismatch repair endonuclease MutL, translating into MGKINILDDDTSNKIAAGEVIERPVSVVKELVENSIDADAKNILIEVKDGGESLIKIIDDGLGIEKDDIKKAFLPHATSKIKESDDIFKINTLGFRGEALPSIASISKLTLKTKTKEDTYGNSLSIEGGNIVNESQCAVNNGTSIEIKDLFYNVPARKKFLKTTSKESSLINDIITRIALSNKDISFKLINNSKNVIHTFKTDNLKDTIQMLYGKNIVKNIIYFENSLDVMTIYGYIGKEEIARRSRNNQSIFVNKRYVKNRSVQVAVEQAFKSFSTVNKFPFFILFIDIYPEFVDVNIHPSKAEVKFLNEREVFKCVFDSVHEALKNEVFDTFKIEGEDKKPSPSFEEIKFKITEQENNINKNISDIITKDNEKNKILDNNISDTLISPNIPNRNEDNEDQKKEPVSNDFESKTFIEEEKVKEAKFPEINIIGQYNKTYILGEYDGELYIIDQHAASEKIMFEKYLNDIKTGDIIIQPLLTPIVIELSQNDYSYFEENKNVFKQAGFIIDEFGNNSISIKEIPYFLGKLYDKKFFLDILDNIKNLGSGKTTEVKHLAIATKACKAAIKGNDKLEKIEMEKLVHDLRYLDDPFHCPHGRPVIIKFTSTDIDKKFRRIV; encoded by the coding sequence TTGGGGAAAATTAATATATTAGATGATGATACATCGAATAAAATAGCTGCTGGTGAAGTTATTGAAAGACCTGTATCTGTAGTAAAAGAATTAGTTGAAAATTCAATAGATGCAGACGCTAAAAATATATTAATTGAGGTAAAAGATGGCGGCGAATCTTTAATTAAGATAATTGATGATGGTTTAGGAATTGAAAAAGATGATATAAAAAAGGCCTTTCTTCCTCATGCCACAAGTAAAATAAAAGAATCTGATGATATTTTTAAAATTAATACTTTAGGTTTCAGAGGTGAGGCACTTCCATCAATAGCTTCTATATCAAAACTTACTTTAAAAACTAAGACAAAAGAAGATACTTATGGGAATTCATTAAGTATTGAAGGAGGAAACATAGTTAATGAATCGCAGTGTGCTGTAAATAATGGAACCAGTATAGAAATTAAAGATTTATTTTATAATGTTCCTGCTAGAAAAAAGTTTTTAAAAACAACATCAAAAGAATCATCGTTAATAAACGATATAATTACAAGAATTGCACTTTCAAATAAAGATATAAGCTTTAAACTTATTAATAATTCAAAAAATGTAATACATACTTTTAAGACAGACAATTTAAAAGATACAATACAAATGCTTTATGGAAAAAATATAGTGAAAAATATTATTTATTTTGAAAATTCACTTGATGTTATGACTATTTACGGATACATTGGTAAAGAAGAAATAGCTAGAAGATCGAGAAATAATCAGAGTATATTTGTAAATAAAAGATACGTTAAAAACCGTTCAGTACAGGTAGCTGTAGAGCAGGCTTTTAAATCTTTTTCAACAGTAAATAAATTTCCATTTTTTATTCTTTTTATTGATATATATCCTGAATTTGTAGATGTAAATATACACCCATCTAAAGCTGAAGTTAAATTCTTAAATGAGAGAGAAGTTTTTAAATGTGTATTTGATTCAGTTCATGAGGCTTTAAAAAATGAAGTGTTTGATACATTTAAGATAGAAGGAGAAGATAAAAAACCATCTCCTTCTTTTGAGGAGATAAAATTCAAGATTACTGAGCAGGAAAACAATATAAATAAAAATATTAGTGATATAATAACTAAGGATAATGAAAAAAATAAAATTTTAGATAATAATATAAGTGATACGTTAATATCGCCTAATATACCTAATAGAAATGAAGATAATGAGGATCAAAAAAAAGAACCAGTTTCAAACGATTTTGAAAGTAAAACTTTTATAGAAGAAGAAAAAGTAAAAGAAGCAAAATTTCCTGAAATAAATATAATAGGGCAGTATAATAAAACATATATACTTGGCGAATATGATGGTGAATTATATATAATAGATCAGCATGCAGCATCAGAAAAAATAATGTTTGAAAAGTATTTAAATGATATAAAAACAGGTGATATAATAATTCAGCCTCTTTTAACTCCTATAGTTATTGAACTGTCTCAAAATGATTATTCTTATTTTGAAGAAAATAAGAATGTATTTAAACAGGCAGGATTCATTATAGATGAATTTGGAAACAATTCAATTTCTATTAAAGAAATACCTTACTTTTTGGGAAAGCTTTATGATAAAAAGTTCTTCTTAGATATATTAGATAATATTAAAAATCTAGGATCAGGAAAAACTACTGAAGTTAAGCATTTAGCTATAGCAACAAAAGCATGTAAAGCTGCAATAAAAGGTAATGACAAGCTTGAGAAAATTGAAATGGAAAAACTTGTTCACGATTTAAGATATTTAGATGATCCATTCCATTGTCCTCATGGAAGGCCTGTAATTATAAAGTTTACAAGCACTGATATTGATAAAAAGTTTAGAAGAATAGTATAA